One region of Terricaulis silvestris genomic DNA includes:
- a CDS encoding CoA-acylating methylmalonate-semialdehyde dehydrogenase, which translates to MRAIQNYINGKSAAANGGRAGRVYNPNTGSQQAEVAFSAARDVDAAVAAAVAAFPAWAATNPQRRARVMFAFKQLVEKNMDELAHLLSSEHGKVIADSKGDIQRGLEVIEFACGIPHALKGEYTEGAGPGIDVYSMRQPLGVCAGITPFNFPAMIPMWMFGVAIATGNTFILKPSEKDPSVPVRLAELMMEAGAPVGVLNVVHGDKEAVDAIIAHPDIKAISFVGSSDIAHYIYSHGTANHKRVQAMGGAKNHGIIMPDADMDQAVKDLVGAAYGSAGERCMALPVVVPVGKQTADELRERLLPEIEKLKVGISTDADAQYGPVVSSAHKQKVEDYIALGAKEGAELVRDGRNFTLQGYEEGFFIGPTLFDNVKTDMRTYQEEIFGPVLQIVRAESFEEALALPSQHQYGNGVAIFTRNGRAAREFASRVNVGMVGINVPIPVPVAYHTFGGWKRSAFGDTNQHGMEGVKFFTKVKTITARWPEGMTDDSSFVIPTMR; encoded by the coding sequence ATGCGCGCGATCCAAAACTACATCAACGGCAAGTCCGCCGCCGCGAATGGCGGCCGCGCCGGCCGCGTCTACAACCCCAACACCGGGTCGCAGCAGGCCGAAGTCGCGTTCTCCGCCGCGCGCGATGTCGATGCTGCCGTAGCCGCCGCCGTCGCCGCTTTCCCCGCCTGGGCCGCCACCAACCCGCAGCGCCGCGCGCGCGTCATGTTCGCGTTCAAGCAGCTTGTCGAAAAAAACATGGACGAGCTCGCACATCTGCTCTCGTCCGAGCACGGCAAGGTTATCGCGGACTCCAAGGGCGACATTCAACGCGGCCTTGAAGTGATCGAGTTCGCCTGCGGCATCCCGCACGCGCTGAAGGGCGAATACACCGAAGGCGCCGGACCCGGCATCGATGTCTATTCGATGCGTCAGCCGCTCGGTGTCTGCGCCGGCATCACGCCGTTCAACTTCCCCGCCATGATCCCGATGTGGATGTTCGGCGTCGCCATCGCCACCGGCAACACCTTCATCCTGAAGCCGTCCGAGAAGGACCCGTCCGTCCCGGTTCGCCTCGCCGAGCTGATGATGGAAGCCGGCGCGCCTGTGGGCGTCTTGAACGTCGTACACGGCGACAAGGAAGCGGTCGACGCCATCATCGCCCATCCAGACATCAAGGCGATCAGCTTCGTCGGCTCGTCCGACATCGCCCACTACATCTACAGCCACGGCACCGCGAACCATAAGCGCGTGCAAGCCATGGGCGGCGCCAAGAACCACGGCATCATCATGCCCGACGCCGACATGGACCAGGCCGTGAAGGATCTCGTCGGCGCCGCCTACGGCTCCGCCGGCGAACGCTGCATGGCGCTGCCTGTCGTCGTGCCGGTCGGCAAACAAACGGCGGACGAATTGCGCGAACGCCTGCTGCCGGAAATCGAAAAGCTCAAAGTCGGCATCTCAACCGACGCCGACGCCCAATACGGCCCCGTCGTCAGCTCCGCGCACAAACAGAAAGTCGAAGACTACATCGCCCTCGGCGCCAAAGAGGGCGCGGAACTCGTCCGCGACGGCCGTAACTTCACGCTGCAAGGTTACGAAGAAGGCTTCTTCATCGGCCCGACATTATTCGACAACGTCAAAACAGACATGCGCACATATCAGGAAGAAATCTTTGGCCCGGTGCTGCAGATCGTGCGCGCTGAAAGCTTCGAGGAAGCGCTCGCGCTGCCGAGCCAGCACCAATACGGCAACGGCGTCGCCATCTTCACCCGCAACGGCCGCGCCGCGCGCGAGTTCGCGAGCCGCGTCAACGTCGGCATGGTCGGCATCAACGTCCCGATCCCGGTGCCGGTCGCCTATCACACCTTCGGCGGCTGGAAGCGCAGCGCCTTCGGCGACACCAACCAACACGGCATGGAAGGCGTGAAGTTCTTCACCAAAGTGAAGACCATCACCGCCCGCTGGCCCGAAGGCATGACGGACGATTCAAGCTTCGTCATTCCGACGATGCGGTGA